The Magallana gigas chromosome 6, xbMagGiga1.1, whole genome shotgun sequence genome includes the window gtatttaattatgtGTTAAAATGAGTATCCGGTTATGGACTTTTGAGCCGCTCtattaattcaacaaaatttcatatgaaatgattacacatgtgtgcataattcaaatagacAATTGTGTAGAGTATCAGAAATTGTAttagacggggggggggggggtgtaattatttttttaaaacttgtttgtcaTCAGTATCAAATGCGCAGTACCATTGGTTATGttcaattcattaaataaagtagAATTAGTAAGTGGAAagtcagttttgaattttgaactgcACAGTCGTGTTCGAAAGGTCTATCTTTGTATTTGACACATCCTACctaaatgacaatatctcggccattatttcactaaattcaactttgtgtacaccaaaatgtttgtaatattctcCTCTTTGCatcaaagcattaaaaagtggcatacataaatattttatttcctttaaggtagctaaacacagtttcgtataaaatccagggggtttttctctggggaaaagcatgatgggtagggattttcctgctatttttatgcggtatacatgaaaatcgaatttttaaactctcagttgcataataaagtgaattatctttcgaatacatgaaaaaggtatgtagaaaaattttaaaaattaattttgtgagactctaaaataaagggcggtaactccaaaaacatcccgattttacacatgcagaatttcatgaattttttagcgggtaacatagctctttaaaaagctggcgaatgtaccctgaaaatactatgaaatgatgcctaaggacttgttcttgaaaatgtacagaaataaaaatggctgatttggttgcattctgcttttagggggagcctaaaatgcatgggtgtactgcatttagaggcatccttttgtctattttcggcatgttttgagtgccaaataaattctagcattaggttacatgtgcattatttttaaatatttacaaaattcacgattttatctttctattgatatataaatatatatgtaacatattttaacaatttatttttataggggtcagttttgcttgcccctcatctgaaaacgtccttataacgttacatataaaactgtgttttgcaccctTAAGGGAACACATAATATAACGTTGATCTgtcttttcttacaaaattgctGCGTTAGCATTTTTGTTCAGTCAGTAGAGTTTTAGTTTGACCCTCAAGTATTAAATAAAGGTATAACATGCTTTGTGCATGTTTCATTTCTCACTTTATGACGTTGTGTATATGATTGTGTATTGTGACGTGTTGTTTTACATTGTGATGCATTAGCATTGTGACATTTTTAAGTGTGACGTCATGTCAACAAAGCCGCTCCGATCATGAGTTCACAACTTTTAGTTCCAATAATAGAATAGAGAGAATATGATACACttattttatgtgtatgtgtatttaattatgtGTTAAAATGAGTATCCGGTTATGGACTTTTGAGCCGCTCtattaattcaacaaaatttcatatgaaatgattacacatgtgtgcataattcaaatagacAATTGTGTAGAGTATCAGAAATTGTAttagacgggggggggggggggggtgtaattatttttttaaaacttgtttgtcaTCAGTATCAAATGCGCAGTACCATTGGTTATGttcaattcattaaataaagtagAATTAGTAAGTGGAAagtcagttttgaattttgaactgcACAGTCGTGTTCGAAAGGTCTATCTTTGTATTTGACACATCCTACctaaatgacaatatctcggccattatttcactaaattcaactttgtgtacaccaaaatgtttgtaatattctcCTCTTTGCatcaaagcattaaaaagtggcatacataaatattttatttcctttaaggtagctaaacacagtttcgtataaaatccagggggtttttctctggggaaaagcatgatgggtagggattttcctgctatttttatgcggtatacatgaaaatcgaatttttaaactctcagttgcataataaagtgaattatctttcgaatacatgaaaaaggtatgtagaaaaattttaaaaattaattttgtgagactctaaaataaagggcggtaactccaaaaacatcccgattttacacatgcagaatttcatgaattttttagcgggtaacatagctctttaaaaagctggcgaatgtaccctgaaaatactatgaaatgatgcctaaggacttgttcttgaaaatgtacagaaataaaaatggctgatttggttgcattctgcttttagggggagcctaaaatgcatgggtgtactgcatttagaggcatccttttgtctattttcggcatgttttgagtgccaaataaattctagcattaggttacatgtgcattatttttaaatatttacaaaattcacgattttatctttctattgatatataaatatatatgtaacatattttaacaatttatttttataggggtcagttttgcttgcccctcatctgaaaacgtccttataacgttacatataaaactgtgttttgcaccctTAAGGGAACACATAATATAACGTTGATCTGTCTTTATCTTACAAAATTGCTGCGTTAGCATTTTTGTTCAGTCAGTAGAGTTTTAGTTTGACCCTCAAGTATTAAATAAAGGTATAACATGCTTTGTGCATGTTTCATTTCTCACTTTATGACGTTGTGTATATGATTGTGTATTGTGACGTGTTGTTTTACATTGTGATGCATTAGCATTGTGACATTTTTAAGTGTGACGTCATGTCAACAAAGCCGCTCCGATCATGAGTTCACAACTTTTAGTTCCAATAATAGAATAGAGAGAATATGATACACttattttatgtgtatgtgtatttaattatgtGTTAAAATGAGTATCCGGTTATGGACTTTTGAGCCGCTCtattaattcaacaaaatttcatatgaaatgattacacatgtgtgcataattcaaatagacAATTGTGTAGAGTATCAGAAATTGTAttagacggggggggggggggggggggtgtaattatttttttaaaacttgtttgtcaTCAGTATCAAATGCGCAGTACCATTGGTTATGttcaattcattaaataaagtagAATTAGTAAGTGGAAagtcagttttgaattttgaactgcACAGTCGTGTTCGAAAGGTCTATCTTTGTATTTGACACATCCTACctaaatgacaatatctcggccattatttcactaaattcaactttgtgtacaccaaaatgtttgtaatattctcCTCTTTGCatcaaagcattaaaaagtggcatacataaatattttatttcctttaaggtagctaaacacagtttcgtataaaatccagggggtttttctctggggaaaagcatgatgggtagggattttcctgctatttttatgcggtatacatgaaaatcgaatttttaaactctcagttgcataataaagtgaattatctttcgaatacatgaaaaaggtatgtagaaaaattttaaaaattaattttgtgagactctaaaataaagggcggtaactccaaaaacatcccgattttacacatgcagaatttcatgaattttttagcgggtaacatagctctttaaaaagctggcgaatgtaccctgaaaatactatgaaatgatgcctaaggacttgttcttgaaaatgtacagaaataaaaatggctgatttggttgcattctgcttttagggggagcctaaaatgcatgggtgtactgcatttagaggcatccttttgtctattttcggcatgttttgagtgccaaataaattctagcattaggttacatgtgcattatttttaaatatttacaaaattcacgattttatctttctattgatatataaatatatatgtaacatattttaacaatttatttttataggggtcagttttgcttgcccctcatctgaaaacgtccttataacgttacatataaaactgtgttttgcaccctTAAGGGAACACATAATATAACGTTGATCTGTCTTTATCTTACAAAATTGCTGCGTTAGCATTTTTGTTCAGTCAGTAGAGTTTTAGTTTGACCCTCAAGTATTAAATAAAGGTATAACATGCTTTGTGCATGTTTCATTTCTCACTTTATGACGTTGTGTATATGATTGTGTATTGTGACGTGTTGTTTTACATTGTGATGCATTAGCATTGTGACATTTTTAAGTGTGACGTCATGTCAACAAAGCCGCTCCGATCATGAGTTCACAACTTTTAGTTCCAATAATAGAATAGAGAGAATATGATACACttattttatgtgtatgtgtatttaattatgtGTTAAAATGAGTATCCGGTTATGGACTTTTGAGCCGCTCtattaattcaacaaaatttcatatgaaatgattacacatgtgtgcataattcaaatagacAATTGTGTAGAGTATCAGAAATTGTAttagacggggggggggggggtgtaattatttttttaaaacttgtttgtcaTCAGTATCAAATGCGCAGTACCATTGGTTATGttcaattcattaaataaagtagAATTAGTAAGTGGAAagtcagttttgaattttgaactgcACAGTCGTGTTCGAAAGGTCTATCTTTGTATTTGACACATCCTACctaaatgacaatatctcggccattatttcactaaattcaactttgtgtacaccaaaatgtttgtaatattctcCTCTTTGCatcaaagcattaaaaagtggcatacataaatattttatttcctttaaggGAACACATAATATAACGTTGATCTGTCTTTATCTTACAAAATTGCTGCGTTAGCATTTTTGTTCAGTCAGTAGAGTTTTAGTTTGACCCTCAAGTATTAAATAAAGGTATAACATGCTTTGTGCATGTTTCATTTCTCACTTTATGACGTTGTGTATATGATTGTGTATTGTGACGTGTTGTTTTACATTGTGATGCATTAGCATTGTGACATTTTTAAGTGTGACGTCATGTCAACAAAGCCGCTCCGATCATGAGTTCACAACTTTTAGTTCCAATAATAGAATAGAGAGAATATGATACACttattttatgtgtatgtgtatttaattatgtGTTAAAATGAGTATCCGGTTATGGACTTTTGAGCCGCTCtattaattcaacaaaatttcatatgaaatgattacacatgtgtgcataattcaaatagacAATTGTGTAGAGTATCAGAAATTGTAttagacggggggggggggggggggtgtaattatttttttaaaacttgtttgtcaTCAGTATCAAATGCGCAGTACCATTGGTTATGttcaattcattaaataaagtagAATTAGTAAGTGGAAagtcagttttgaattttgaactgcACAGTCGTGTTCGAAAGGTCTATCTTTGTATTTGACACATCCTACctaaatgacaatatctcggccattatttcactaaattcaactttgtgtacaccaaaatgtttgtaatattctcCTCTTTGCatcaaagcattaaaaagtggcatacataaatattttatttcctttaaggtagctaaacacagtttcgtataaaatccagggggtttttctctggggaaaagcatgatgggtagggattttcctgctatttttatgcggtatacatgaaaatcgaatttttaaactctcagttgcataataaagtgaattatctttcgaatacatgaaaaaggtatgtagaaaaattttaaaaattaattttgtgagactctaaaataaagggcggtaactccaaaaacatcccgattttacacatgcagaatttcatgaattttttagcgggtaacatagctctttaaaaagctggcgaatgtaccctgaaaatactatgaaatgatgcctaaggacttgttcttgaaaatgtacagaaataaaaatggctgatttggttgcattctgcttttagggggagcctaaaatgcatgggtgtactgcatttagaggcatccttttgtctattttcggcatgttttgagtgccaaataaattctagcattaggttacatgtgcattatttttaaatatttacaaaattcacgattttatctttctattgatatataaatatatatgtaacatattttaacaatttatttttataggggtcagttttgcttgcccctcatctgaaaacgtccttataacgttacatataaaactgtgttttgcacccCAAAGAGGacgggggaataagatggcgcgtGTGTACATATGACCaatcgtaaaatacaatttcaaatttaaattttttctaataatatatatttttaaatcacggtatattttgaaaatcacaTTTCCAACTAAAATAAGTTTGAATATTATAACAAATACGACGGGGGAAAATAATTGCCTCAAGTCTAGATAGTATCGAACCCTCAACCTAAAAAAATACCTTTCAGCTTGACTGATGTCTAGTGCTCAGACCACTGAACCATTTCAGTCACAAAAAGCGAAtaatttaaatgctttataTAAATTTGGCCTCGAGATTAAGGACTTctgaaattcaaactttcaactGTTGGGATACAACATTATATTTCTACGAGTAATGTATAATGGGTCATCTCTCCAAGTGTTTGTTGATTGGTTCGTTTTCCTCACGACCTTAACTAGAAAATGACAAAGATATAGAGCTACTCTATTAAAAATAGATAATTTTAAGTCATGAAAAGTTATTTAAAGTATTTGATTTGAAGATTTTGATACGCATAGACTAATCAATATATTCCAAGCATTGATTAGTCTATGCGTAtcaaaatcttcaaatcttaagaGTTACCGACCGGtgttatgttaaatatacattgtttggGCCGATTTGATGAAAGAAATATCAAATATGTTGATGTTCTTATTTTTCAGCATCATATCTCTCCTATTATTACTCATCTTCTTAGTAAAagaaatgttaaataaaaactcaaatcatatttttcttaacaGGTTTTACAAGTTTAAGATGACTACTAGTATTTTCTTACTAAGATCCCGTTGGTCCGTAATATCCTAACAATGCAGCACATGCTGACAACATGAAAGGTATGCCAAACGTATACAAGAGAAGCTTCCAGTCATATTTGCCAAGTCCAAACTCTTTCTGCAAGTAAATAAGTCCAAATGCCTTGAAAGCTGCTACGTTAGTCACTAGAAATTGTGCGGAGGAGAATAACGCTAGGAAGTAAGAGTAAAACTCGCACAGCTCTACCGGATACACGTGGTCCTTGGTTATAACCATTTGAAGATGGTCCATGCTATGAGTCAAATTGAAAAGTGCGTCACACATtgacaaataaactacaaaacgtTCGCTTCTCATCCAGCTAAAAAATGGTCGTGTTTGGCTCCGAAAGGACGCTATGATGACAGCAGAGGCGCAGAACAGACTCACAAAGATACAGCAAAGGGCAGGGACGTGGATATAAAGGAACCAGCCCGTGTCCAGGCCGTACACAGGCAGGTCGTACCCGTCCTGTAGAACGGACTGGGTCCTTTCTGTGGCGTTGTCCATACCCCTTTGTGTGGCGTTGTCCATCAACCTTTGTGTAGCATTGCTCATCGACTTATCTACCAACTCCATTTCCCTCACCCCGGCCCGTGTCAGAGTGATAGGGTTGTGTGTTGCTCTGTAATGACGAAATACCCGGTTTtctataaattaaatgaatatatagtcATGAAACGGAAAAACTAATTTAAGAAATACactattttattgtcatttgcATATTGCTGTCGGATTAGATTGGTATCTTATCGTGTCTTCGATAAAAATCCTGCGAGGTTTAATCTATAGACCGATGCTTAAAAACGTTTACTCCAGAGATTTTTAACGCTTGAATGCGTACGTACcgttcattattaaaaaaaccgTTTATCACCTCAAAGTGTTTTATCTTTTAGCAAAAATATAAACTTCACCAACTATCCACGTGTCATTCATTCTTAGAATACGGTGCAATTGTAACATCTTTTGTGATCAAATAAATAGAAGTATCCATTTTCCATCCTTCCATATCCATATGTATCCATTTTCATTAATGATTTTAGTCCCAAACTAATCACGTTGATGGTTTTTTTAAAcgaaaactttttattttcaagcTAAGAAATAGTGTCTGaaaatctaatttttatttcactttcaACCAATCATCCCCTTGAATGTGTGCGTGAGGCGTGGGCTATATTATTAAAAACTATGTATGGTTTTTAAGTATTCTGAATTAAATACTGTTAATAATGGTCACTAATAGTTATATTACATATACTAACCATTGGTAGATATTAAATTCGCCAGAACataagtatatattttcaatgcagtAATACGTTTTTGTATTCAAATTAGGTCACATTTCAGACGCTGAATCTGCATTTGGTAATAGTATAAGCACGGGTTATATACGTATACAAATCAATATGACACATACTGAGAACCGTTATGGTAATTTGTATCTTGAATTAATTAACACACAGCTTGATTTTTGAGTAAGGTACTGGATGGGATGCCTATTGAAATTTCAATGTCCTAGGTGTAAATGAGATgaaattattaatgaaaaatgctAGAAAGTTTGCAGCTTACATAAGTCATAAAATTATCGATGTAAATTTCCTGATTCAGATCGAATGAAATGGGGTTGCCATTTAGCATTATTCATAACCATTTTCTACTCCAGTGACATGTCatataaaaagtttatattaCAGTATCCGATTTGTTCCCCAATGATGAACCTTACCTTTTCCCCCATGTTACTTGTTACTTATTAtcatctccccccccccccccccccccccttaggaATTGCGTTGAAAGGTATGACCCCCCACTTCTAccccttctttaaaaaaaatcataactgcattagtaattaatttttaattacctGTAATTTGAACACTTACATTTGCTTTGTGatcttattcattaaaaaactaTTTGATTGCTTTGAATGATTTAAAGGTAATAAAAAAGCCGATTTCTTCGAATTTATGATTGCTTTATCGACTTCATCCATATTTTTTTAGTATGTTTACACTCACCATGGCTGTGTTACCCACAAGAGAATCATCGCCAAAGtaacaattttaacattttaatcatGTTGATGGCGAAGTTTTAACTCAAGTGCATATGGAAGGACATTGAAGCTACTTCCTATATATTCTCTTTCGATGCCAAATGTACATCATCCAAATGTTCAATTCTTTTGATATCTTTTTGACAAGACCATATGGTTTGGGTAGTTTGTGCTAAATCAGTTTTTTGACGTATACGAGTCGAAGGCCATTTGACCCACATTTGTTCGACTTTAACTGTGCCTTTAGTATCGGTTCTTTTGAAAGGCAACGACATGATGCGAAAACATGATCTACGATGTTGTTATGTCATATCGAAACACAATAATGTAGATAAAATACCGctgaagtaaattttaaaaaaatgatgacaGTGTAATAGCTTGAATGATATAGTAATACTCTATTAATTCGGTTAAATTTAATATAGAGAATGAAGTTTTATTTTGCTTTGGAAACAttaggaatatttttttaaaaaatattggagTACTTGACAGTCTTTTAATTTGCTTATATCCagtttattttttccaaatacAGTTTACAATCAGAAAATGAAATCTGCCTTGaagtttttcaaatattgtgTAGGTCCCataaaaacagaattttttattacctttaatataatatttttcgtAAACTTATTAAAACAGTCTACGTAAAATATTCTCACCTTATTCACTGGTTCTGGTAGTTTTTCTTTCGATTGCTCTCCTGACTGGGATGCAGCCATGCATCTGCTTTAAAAGTTCACTTGGTAATCTTGAAGTTGATTCTCGGGTGATAACCTTATCCAAAAGAGACAATATCCATAAATTTTCCGTTTTTTGTCTTAGGATTGATGATTCTTAAGACTAACCGGTTTGATCGAGAAAATTGAAGcagttactacatgtatagttttatgCAATTATATACAAATGCGATCAAACCTTTCTTTATGACGgtcatcttttattttaaaaaaccgttTTAGATGAAATAAATTCTACGTCGGATATTTAAAGGATGGTTTGTCTGATACTGTCGATGTTTTCACTTTTcgtcatcttcccaagtcaagggtttctgatccgctctgcttttcggtcaagggtttatgtagagcagagcggatcagaaacccttgacttgggaagattcTTTTCGTGGACTAGTTTCACGGAATGACGTCATATATAAGATAGTCTGAGTTACTCCCATACATACGAACATTAAACTATTTCTTTTATGAAACACACTGATCGttcatttaatgatattttatatagtTTTACGTAGTGGGAGGGTCAAAGGTacaactagagcaaagctcgttatAAAGCAACAAGTAGGTGATCCGTCACGTCCGAGGAACTAAAACGTGACGATGTAAGATTCACATTTATTCTAcatcgaaaaatgacccccggtcattattctacggagatcattattcttcattacaccggctcGGACATAATATAAGCGACTTCATCTGGGTTTACATGATATTTGGAATaagattattattattttaataaaaatatttagcaaaaGCAACAATTTTAAAGGAATATGAACAAAGAAAAGGTCTTCTTTATCATATCAAATTTGCTTACTATAGACCGTTTATGAATATCTGAATTGCACAAGTTACAGACTTTAAAAAACGCTATATGAATGGCATTCTTTCATAAACTTCAATACATATCAATGtaacattaacaattttaatagGAAACGTCTTCTTTGCAAGttcattttaactttttaaaggaACCTTTTGCTTGATTGCATCCGGTGTTATTCGACCGGAGATGAACTTGAGCATGGATTAACCTATCAATGCGATATTGTGCACTTAAGAGAGAGAAGAACATATTTAGTAGCTGGGTAGATCTGCATATGTCATCAAAGTTTGATGTTGAGCGTAAGACTTTCTTTTATCTTGAATTGAGATACATTTTGGTCAGAAGTACTTTCAGAAAAACAGCTATGTTACGGGTTATTGATAAACCCCCGGTTTCATTgggaacaaaaaacaaaataatcaagcACATTGATTAAACCTCTTTTTATTATGTCTTATTTCTTTTAGAGAAgtgtaatttatttcttttatatctAAAGACACTCCATCACCTTATATCTTATTGCAATATGTTGTTGGAcatcaaaaataatatgaaagaaTGTGATAGACTAAAgtaaatatcattaatttttttcgaaaaaaagTACGTCATAACATGTAGGTCTCCCGGACCGTCATATTATTGTTAGTGTATTGTGACCCTGTGGTCAGTGAGGACACAGAAGGACAgaacaaagacactggatactGTCCAATTCTATTTCTTTACTGTAAAAATTATCgtaaaaacttttatattttattttcacatctcgatatctatataaaaactattatttagttttaACTAATAATTTCTTATTTGACCTGAAGTTAGTTAATTTGACGAAAGACAAATTAAGAATACTAATTTATATCGGTGACTGCAGAATACCCTGGACATGTCTGTCTATGACGGACACATTGGTGGTACTATTACTAATTCCAGAATCCTGGGACACCTGATGGAACTTTTGAGGGGCATATTGATATAATTTCGATCTGTCCTTCTCttgatgataatacatgtataaaccccTTTCAGCACTCCCCCAAGGTTGGTAAACATGACCACAAGGGTAAGCACTACTGAGGAATCACTGCAAAATTGTGCCCCATGCTGATGATGCCCAAGACCCAACACTGAACGAAACACACTCACTAGTTTTGCTGCCTAGTGGGATGAGTGGGAAGTTTCGGCTTCGTGCATGGTTTTGATTCGCTTCGACTCGGTGTGGATTTTTTAGCAGGTTAGCGCGCAAAGTACACATTTGTTACTAAAACCGGGATCATTATGGAAcagttgaaaagaaaattattgtaACGTCTCCCTTGTTGGGGTCGACATGGCagttgttaaaatatataataccaTAAGAATAATTTGTAACTTAATTTCTTGGGTTTTTGTCGTGGGAAACATTGATAATTAACCATATTTTACCCTGACAAATCGTTTTAATAGGACTGGATGGGCGTTACCATTTTAGATTATATTAATCTATTATGATGAGTCCtgtat containing:
- the LOC109619808 gene encoding uncharacterized protein yields the protein MELVDKSMSNATQRLMDNATQRGMDNATERTQSVLQDGYDLPVYGLDTGWFLYIHVPALCCIFVSLFCASAVIIASFRSQTRPFFSWMRSERFVVYLSMCDALFNLTHSMDHLQMVITKDHVYPVELCEFYSYFLALFSSAQFLVTNVAAFKAFGLIYLQKEFGLGKYDWKLLLYTFGIPFMLSACAALLGYYGPTGSYCHFDAVKGAVANIFFTTVPMTTVLVANIVLYVLTWWKIHTESKRIKTMLGNEVQTVRASHRAAKMMSLFVTAFFVQWWALGIAIVWYKFAVIPKEYLTITVIITNLGGVVNGVVYIIIKRRRDRHGNKSFKCPRQKDFGNNHRKVDVSVIDTKM